The following proteins are co-located in the Desulfatitalea tepidiphila genome:
- a CDS encoding phage tail tube protein yields the protein MAQVLGYKSRLVADFETTWGQDPASPAGIVLPINRYSLAARQNKIHAQTLNGSRNPVKPINGNLEVSGEAIVPLCVNSIGYWFKAMFGAPTTTGVGPYQHVFKVGDGQLSMVNDLRYANAATVVTYAKYSGVKTSGFSMDLSDGDTELMAKIGLEAANETLSTSAYGGTLTTPSLLALSNFDATIEEGGSTLAKCTAIDFSINFNLLSYYAVGSGIRAGISEGILGVSGNVTTIFEDLTLLNKAINSTESSIVIEFASGTNVLEIAFNEVIFERNTPGIEGPQGILISLPFVAYTDDDAAASCVVATLTNGVASY from the coding sequence ATGGCACAAGTACTAGGTTACAAATCCCGCCTGGTAGCCGACTTTGAAACCACTTGGGGTCAAGACCCGGCATCACCGGCCGGCATCGTACTGCCGATCAACCGTTATTCATTGGCAGCACGCCAGAATAAAATTCATGCCCAGACCTTGAACGGCAGCCGGAACCCTGTCAAGCCGATCAACGGCAATTTGGAAGTATCAGGCGAGGCGATAGTGCCCCTTTGTGTGAACAGCATAGGCTATTGGTTCAAGGCCATGTTTGGCGCACCGACCACCACCGGGGTGGGGCCATATCAGCATGTTTTCAAAGTCGGCGATGGCCAGCTGTCCATGGTCAATGACTTGCGCTATGCCAATGCCGCGACCGTGGTCACCTATGCGAAGTATTCGGGCGTCAAAACGTCGGGCTTTTCGATGGATCTGAGCGACGGTGATACTGAATTGATGGCCAAGATCGGGCTTGAGGCCGCAAACGAAACGCTCTCGACCAGTGCATACGGCGGCACACTCACAACGCCTTCACTGCTCGCATTGAGTAACTTTGATGCAACCATCGAAGAGGGCGGCAGCACACTGGCGAAGTGCACGGCCATCGATTTTTCGATAAATTTTAATCTGCTCAGCTACTACGCGGTCGGCAGCGGCATCCGGGCAGGTATCAGTGAAGGTATCCTGGGTGTTTCGGGCAACGTAACTACAATTTTTGAAGACTTGACCCTGCTCAACAAGGCGATCAATAGCACCGAAAGCAGTATCGTGATTGAGTTTGCTTCGGGCACCAATGTGCTTGAAATAGCATTTAACGAAGTGATTTTTGAGCGCAACACGCCGGGCATCGAGGGGCCACAGGGGATTTTGATCAGTCTGCCCTTTGTTGCCTATACCGATGACGATGCGGCTGCATCATGTGTGGTGGCCACACTGACAAATGGCGTCGCAAGCTATTAA
- a CDS encoding DUF1799 domain-containing protein, producing the protein MADAQRRQYCQTCFKANSGNPPCEDCEWQPPALLPENQDALELWLAVQTQWRAGPMGVIGLDYNVLYQEAIRLGIDLSPGVMKKIRTLEAATLEKVYGSHTKGRAGTSTSTQVTPGERHQGPANGAQS; encoded by the coding sequence CTGGCCGACGCGCAGCGCCGGCAATACTGCCAGACCTGCTTCAAAGCCAACAGCGGCAACCCGCCATGCGAGGATTGCGAGTGGCAACCACCTGCCTTACTGCCCGAAAATCAAGACGCTTTAGAATTGTGGCTTGCCGTGCAGACGCAGTGGCGGGCCGGTCCGATGGGTGTCATCGGCCTGGACTACAACGTCTTGTATCAAGAGGCCATACGCCTGGGAATAGATCTGTCACCGGGCGTCATGAAAAAGATCCGGACCTTAGAGGCGGCCACACTGGAAAAGGTCTATGGAAGTCACACTAAAGGGCGCGCCGGAACTTCAACGAGCACTCAAGTCACACCAGGCGAACGCCATCAAGGCCCTGCAAACGGCGCTCAAAGTTGA
- a CDS encoding head-tail joining protein: protein MNLDDAKSAALAVWFDTGIAESITYNGSAIPGHISYSEPGKAAYANHAVLTVRRSDVPAPAYRDTVVIDGATWRVYQDDGQAPICGGDELTWDIPIMRGERRAI, encoded by the coding sequence ATGAACCTTGACGATGCCAAATCGGCCGCCCTGGCGGTCTGGTTCGATACCGGTATCGCCGAATCGATCACTTACAACGGTTCGGCAATACCGGGGCATATCTCTTATAGTGAACCGGGCAAGGCGGCCTATGCCAACCATGCCGTGCTTACCGTGAGGCGCAGCGACGTGCCGGCGCCGGCCTACCGCGACACGGTAGTCATCGACGGGGCGACGTGGCGAGTCTACCAGGATGACGGCCAGGCGCCGATCTGTGGCGGCGATGAACTGACGTGGGATATCCCCATCATGCGAGGGGAAAGGCGCGCCATATGA